A region from the Macaca mulatta isolate MMU2019108-1 chromosome 13, T2T-MMU8v2.0, whole genome shotgun sequence genome encodes:
- the FAM136A gene encoding protein FAM136A, with product MAELQQLRVQEAVDSMVKSLERENIRKMQGLMFRCSASCCEDSQASMKQVHQCIERCHVPLAQAQALVTSELEKFQDRLARCTMHCNDKAKDSIDAGSKELQVKQQLDSCVTKCVDDHMHLIPTMTKKMKEALLSIGK from the exons ATGGCGGAGCTGCAGCAGCTGCGGGTGCAGGAGGCGGTGGACTCCATGGTGAAGAGTCTGGAAAGAGAGAACATCCGGAAGATGCAG GGTCTCATGTTCCGATGCAGCGCCAGCTGTTGTGAGGACAGCCAGGCCTCCATGAAGCAGGTGCACCAGTGCATCGAGCGCTGCCATGTGCCTCTGGCTCAAGCCCAGGCTTTGGTCACCAGTGAGTTGGAGAAGTTCCAG GACCGCCTGGCCCGGTGCACCATGCATTGCAACGACAAAGCCAAAGATTCAATAGATGCTGGGAGTAAGGAGCTTCAGGTGAAGCAGCAGCTGGACAGTTGTGTGACCAAGTGTGTGGATGACCACATGCACCTCATCCCAACTATGACCAAGAAGATGAAGGAGGCTCTCTTATCTATTGGGAAATAA
- the SNRPG gene encoding small nuclear ribonucleoprotein G: MSKAHPPELKKFMDKKLSLKLNGGRHVQGILRGFDPFMNLVIDECVEMATSGQQNNIGMVVIRGNSIIMLEALERV; the protein is encoded by the exons ATGAGCAAAGCTCACCCTCCCGAGTTGAAAAA atttATGGACAAGAAGTTATCAT TGAAATTAAATGGTGGCAGACATGTCCAAGGAATATTGCGGGGATTTGATCCCTTTATGAACCTTGTGATAGATGAATGTGTGGAGATGGCAACTAGTGGGCAACAGAACAATATTGGAATGGTG gtAATACGAGGAAATAGTATCATCATGTTAGAAGCCTTGGAACGAGTATAA
- the SNRPG gene encoding small nuclear ribonucleoprotein G isoform X4: MKLNGGRHVQGILRGFDPFMNLVIDECVEMATSGQQNNIGMVVIRGNSIIMLEALERV, translated from the exons A TGAAATTAAATGGTGGCAGACATGTCCAAGGAATATTGCGGGGATTTGATCCCTTTATGAACCTTGTGATAGATGAATGTGTGGAGATGGCAACTAGTGGGCAACAGAACAATATTGGAATGGTG gtAATACGAGGAAATAGTATCATCATGTTAGAAGCCTTGGAACGAGTATAA
- the SNRPG gene encoding small nuclear ribonucleoprotein G isoform X3, with the protein MCLFMDKKLSLKLNGGRHVQGILRGFDPFMNLVIDECVEMATSGQQNNIGMVVIRGNSIIMLEALERV; encoded by the exons ATGTGTTT atttATGGACAAGAAGTTATCAT TGAAATTAAATGGTGGCAGACATGTCCAAGGAATATTGCGGGGATTTGATCCCTTTATGAACCTTGTGATAGATGAATGTGTGGAGATGGCAACTAGTGGGCAACAGAACAATATTGGAATGGTG gtAATACGAGGAAATAGTATCATCATGTTAGAAGCCTTGGAACGAGTATAA
- the SNRPG gene encoding small nuclear ribonucleoprotein G isoform X2 yields the protein MPSFWLSVTQGFLNGGFMDKKLSLKLNGGRHVQGILRGFDPFMNLVIDECVEMATSGQQNNIGMVVIRGNSIIMLEALERV from the exons ATGCCCTCCTTCTGGCTTAGCGTAACTCAGGGGTTCTTAAATGGGGG atttATGGACAAGAAGTTATCAT TGAAATTAAATGGTGGCAGACATGTCCAAGGAATATTGCGGGGATTTGATCCCTTTATGAACCTTGTGATAGATGAATGTGTGGAGATGGCAACTAGTGGGCAACAGAACAATATTGGAATGGTG gtAATACGAGGAAATAGTATCATCATGTTAGAAGCCTTGGAACGAGTATAA